From the genome of Halobacteriovorax marinus SJ:
CTCTTAGACTTTGGAGATATCATCGTTCATGTATTCCTAGATGTTTCAAGAAGCGTTTATGACCTTGATAATCTTTGGGAAAATGCTAAAGAAGTAGAGATTCCAAATTCATACTACTTCTCTTCAGATGATGAAGAAAAATCAGAAGACGCTACAGGGAAGAGTTACTTCTAGTGAAAGAAGTTCACTTAATAGTCGTTGGAAAGTTAAAAGATAAGAATATCGAATCACTTGAAAACGACTACCTAAAAAGAATTAAGTCACCTAAATTCATAATTCACGAAGTAAAATCACACAAAGAAAACTTAGACCTTGAGGCCGGAGAAGTTGAAAAAAAACTTAATGATCTTGGCCCATGCTACCCAATTCTTCTGGCCGAAAATGGTCAGCTTTTTGATAGCCCCAAAATGTCCAAATGGCTATTTAACCTCATTGAAAACCGAAGTGAGAAGATTGTCTTCATCATCGGAGGAGCCAGTGGGCATGGAGTTAAAATTATTGAAAGGGCCAAAGAGAAGCTTTCGCTATCTCCACTAACCTATCCTCATAAGTTAGCTAGACTCCTTTTTGTAGAGCAAATCTACAGAGCTATTACAATTCAATCTGGGCACCCATATCATAAGTAGTTCTAAAACTAGAACACTTAACTCCTAGAAAATTCATTAAATAACTTGGCACTCTTATTGCTTTAAAGTGAGTAAAAGGAGTATTAAAAATGGGAAAACTTGATCGACTAGATATAGTCATCCTAACTTCAGCACTGCTGCCATTTCTATTCTTATTAAGTTCAGAAAAGAGTTCTGAATACAGCATTTTTATAACCTTAAATTTCATATTAATGATGATTATTTTTATTAATTTCAAAAGGAGTGATTTGAAATGAAAAGTATATTTCTATTTTTTCTAATATTACTAACTTCTAACTTTGCCAGCGCAAATGAAGATTTCTGCTTTGTAGGCTTAGAGAACAATAAGTCACTCTCGATAGATAAGATAAATAAGAGAATGAGCTGCCAAACAAGAGACTCACTCGTTGTTGCTCTCCAGGCCGGCACACTAACAATCGGTACAGTCACTGCTCTTTGTACCTGGGCGCCTGAGCCTGGTTTAACTAAAATCAGTGCAGCTGTTCTCGCGACGACGGGACTAATTGTAAATTATGCAACATTCATAATGAGAAATATTCCATGTAACTCTACAAGTGAAAGAGAATTAAATGATTATGAGAAGAGAGAATTTATGGAAAAAATGTGTAGGGCCATAGATAAAACTTTTAATCCCTACACTGAGAAATGTGAATAGAACTATTTTACATAAACTTCATACCAATAATCTTGGCTTTCATTTAGAACAAATCTATTTGAAAGCTTCAAATCTAACTCTTTAACTCTCTCACGGAGCTTTTCTTGAATTCCATTATTTTGAAGGTTATTTAAAACTACAACTTCTGTCTTATTACTGCATTCTAGATCTAATTTCTTTTTAAAGTAACCATGAACTTTCTGAGTTCCAGCATCAATTGGCCACATGAAACATATTTTTCTTGCTTGATAATTTTTCTCAATATGCTCAACTGAAGAAATAATCACTTCCTGCTTTGACTTTAAATAATTGTTTCTCCACCCATTCTCACTATTGTAAACCCCAAGAGAAAAAAGGATTAGTAACAATAAAAAGCAGTACTTATTTTTAAAGTAGCCAACTAGAGTGAAAATGGTAAAACACATTGAAAAATAAACTGGTAAAAAGTCTCTCTCTATAGAGTCTTCAAAAAAGATAAAGAATAGGAGAAAGAATAACGAATACAGCCCTTGTATGAGAA
Proteins encoded in this window:
- a CDS encoding 23S rRNA (pseudouridine(1915)-N(3))-methyltransferase RlmH, coding for MKEVHLIVVGKLKDKNIESLENDYLKRIKSPKFIIHEVKSHKENLDLEAGEVEKKLNDLGPCYPILLAENGQLFDSPKMSKWLFNLIENRSEKIVFIIGGASGHGVKIIERAKEKLSLSPLTYPHKLARLLFVEQIYRAITIQSGHPYHK